The Vicinamibacterales bacterium genome window below encodes:
- a CDS encoding DUF1552 domain-containing protein produces the protein MYISQKHISRRTVLRGLGVTLGVPLLDAMVPARKLWANTAAGRAAGRTRMVCIEQVHGAAGCNELGASEFLWAPEAIGRNFDLSPGSLAPLEKFKDYLTIVSNTDCQQAEAFIPEQIGGDHFRSSAVFLTQARPKMTQGSDVYVGPSMDQLYVQRFGNDTPIPSLQLSIEPVDQAGGCAYGYACVYTDTISWAAADTPLPMIRDPRAVFEQLFGAGGTPERRSQLRQTDSSILDWVMEELTGLRTQLGPVDQQRLDQYVNNIREIEQRIQRIEARNNSGEQRELPSAPAGVPDSFDEHVKLMFDLQLLAFEADLTRVFSFKFGRDGSSRVYPESGVDAGFHGASHHGGREGQVRDYAEINKYHVSLLPYLAEKLQNTMEGDTSLLDNTVIVYGSPMADSNLHNHRRCPLIMLGGAGGALDGGVHLHADDGTPMANVMLDLMQRLGMDDLKSFGDSNGIFSLSAPPTEAGNA, from the coding sequence ATGTACATTTCGCAGAAACACATCTCACGTCGAACGGTTTTGCGTGGCCTGGGTGTGACGCTTGGCGTACCCTTGCTCGACGCGATGGTTCCGGCACGTAAGCTTTGGGCCAACACGGCCGCGGGAAGGGCAGCTGGTCGCACGCGGATGGTTTGCATCGAGCAGGTGCACGGCGCGGCGGGTTGTAATGAGCTTGGTGCATCCGAGTTCCTCTGGGCGCCGGAGGCAATTGGTCGAAACTTCGACCTGTCACCCGGAAGTTTGGCACCGCTTGAGAAGTTCAAGGACTACCTCACAATTGTCAGCAACACCGATTGCCAGCAGGCCGAGGCTTTTATCCCCGAGCAGATCGGTGGCGACCACTTCCGTTCGAGCGCGGTATTCTTGACCCAGGCTCGCCCCAAGATGACACAGGGATCGGACGTATACGTAGGCCCGTCGATGGACCAGTTATACGTGCAGCGTTTCGGCAACGACACCCCCATTCCATCGCTTCAGCTTTCTATCGAACCGGTCGATCAAGCCGGTGGTTGTGCCTACGGTTACGCTTGCGTATACACCGACACAATCAGCTGGGCGGCAGCGGACACTCCGCTACCGATGATCCGAGACCCTCGCGCCGTATTCGAGCAGCTGTTCGGTGCCGGCGGGACGCCGGAACGGCGCTCGCAACTGCGCCAGACCGACAGCAGCATTCTCGATTGGGTCATGGAGGAACTGACCGGCTTACGTACGCAGCTAGGTCCGGTGGACCAGCAACGTCTCGACCAGTACGTCAATAATATCCGGGAGATCGAACAGCGCATCCAGCGCATCGAAGCACGCAACAACAGCGGCGAGCAGCGCGAACTGCCTTCGGCCCCTGCCGGCGTGCCCGATTCGTTTGATGAGCACGTCAAGTTGATGTTCGACCTGCAGTTGTTGGCCTTCGAAGCAGACCTTACCCGCGTCTTCTCCTTCAAGTTTGGGCGCGATGGCTCAAGTAGGGTGTATCCCGAAAGCGGCGTCGATGCTGGATTCCATGGAGCCTCGCACCATGGTGGACGTGAGGGCCAAGTGCGGGACTACGCGGAGATCAATAAATATCACGTCTCCTTGTTGCCGTACCTCGCGGAAAAGCTCCAGAACACGATGGAAGGGGACACCAGTCTCCTCGACAACACCGTGATCGTCTACGGTTCGCCGATGGCTGACAGCAACCTGCATAACCACCGCAGGTGCCCGCTGATCATGCTGGGGGGTGCTGGTGGAGCATTGGATGGTGGTGTGCACCTCCACGCTGATGACGGTACCCCGATGGCGAACGTGATGCTGGACCTTATGCAGAGGCTCGGTATGGACGATCTGAAGAGCTTCGGTGATAGCAACGGGATTTTCTCGTTGTCGGCACCCCCCACCGAAGCTGGTAACGCTTAA